The following are encoded together in the Lactuca sativa cultivar Salinas chromosome 1, Lsat_Salinas_v11, whole genome shotgun sequence genome:
- the LOC111900082 gene encoding uncharacterized protein LOC111900082, with translation MDPSINMEFLKSFDSDDYVEFVETFFNVVQHVYAEESSNAARTRAVVNRDRQAAHDLLVRDYFADNYLYNDDSFERRFRLNKAIFLRISNALESRYDFFKQKPDARGRMGFSSIQKCAAALRYLGYGITFDVSDEYLKISERTAVECVDWFSACVYEVFHEEYLRKPTQRDIERLYSAHEERHGFPGMLASLDCTHVAWEKCPTAWRGQFTRGDISEPTIILEAVASQDLWIWHAFFGVAGSNNDLNVLGQSPLFNDIWTGKAPDMTFTVNVHAYKYGYYLGDGIYPDYSTLMKAYSVPRSEKAKLFTKKQESARKDIERAFGVLKQTWHVVKYATRLWDKERIKRMALACIIMHNMIIEDEGRAICTYDPNDVVVPIEEFVPGTNAFLERVVEIHNSETCFNLQEDVAEHLYQHSMNDD, from the coding sequence ATGGATCCCTCGATAAATATggaatttttaaaaagttttgatTCAGATGACTACGTAGAATTCGTCGAGACATTCTTCAATGTTGTGCAACACGTTTACGCCGAAGAAAGTTCGAATGCAGCGCGTACAAGGGCGGTCGTCAATCGTGATCGCCAAGCCGCACACGACTTATTGGTACGTGATTACTTTGCCGATAATTATCTTTATAATGACGACTCATTCGAACGTCGTTTTCGTCTGAATAAGGCTATATTTTTACGTATTAGTAATGCTTTAGAATCTCGTTatgattttttcaaacaaaaacccgACGCTAGAGGAAGAATGGGTTTTAGTAGTATACAAAAATGTGCGGCTGCTCTTAGGTATTTGGGATACGGTATAACATTTGATGTATCTGACGAATACTTGAAAATATCCGAGAGGACCGCGGTTGAATGTGTAGATTGGTTTTCTGCATGTGTTTATGAGGTTTTTCACGAAGAATATTTGCGTAAACCTACTCAACGTGATATTGAGAGATTATATTCGGCTCATGAAGAGAGGCATGGATTTCCCGGTATGCTTGCCAGTCTAGATTGTACGCATGTGGCTTGGGAAAAATGTCCAACTGCATGGCGTGGTCAGTTCACTCGAGGAGATATAAGTGAACCAACTATCATCCTAGAAGCTGTTGCATCTCAAGATTTGTGGATATGGCATGCCTTTTTTGGAGTAGCGGGGTCTAACAACGACCTTAATGTTCTTGGTCAGTCTCCACTTTTCAACGATATTTGGACCGGCAAAGCACCTGATATGACGTTCACGGTAAACGTGCACGCGTACAAATATGGTTACTACCTTGGTGATGGGATATACCCGGATTATTCTACATTGATGAAGGCATACTCAGTTCCTCGAAGTGAAAAAGCAAAATTGTTTACAAAAAAACAGGAATCAGCGAGAAAGGATATCGAGAGGGCATTTGGAGTCCTTAAGCAAACATGGCATGTAGTGAAATATGCTACACGACTTTGGGATAAAGAAAGAATTAAGCGAATGGCCCTGGCATGTATTAtaatgcataatatgattattgaaGATGAAGGTCGAGCGATTTGCACGTATGATCCGAACGAcgttgtcgttccaattgaggagTTCGTACCCGGAACGAATGCTTTTTTGGAGCGAGTTGTCGAAATTCATAACAGTGAAACGTGTTTCAATCTTCAAGAAGATGTCGCGGAACATTTGTACCAACATAGCATGAACGACGATTAA
- the LOC111900083 gene encoding NADP-dependent malic enzyme, chloroplastic translates to MMSLNGSSFLKNSISGVSRTQSQSLILPARRPMVVAVVNANGRPEGNVGVSLDNAAKEINAPVAVEVAESDSKQQTAIVGGGVEDVYGEDSATEDHFITPWSVSVASGYSLLRDPHHNKGLAFTEKERDAHYLRGLLPPVVVNHDLQVKKMMHNMRQYQVPLQRYQAMMDLQERNERLFYKLLIENVEELLPIVYTPTVGEACQKYGSIFKNPQGLFISLKDKGKILEILKNWPQKKIQVIVVTDGERILGLGDLGCQGMGIPVGKLSLYTALGGIRPSACLPVTIDVGTNNEKMLNDEFYIGLRQRRASGKEYSELMNEFMTAVKQNYGEKVLIQFEDFANHNAFDLLAKYSTTHLVFNDDIQGTASVVLAGLISALKLVGGTLADHRFLFLGAGEAGTGIAELIALEISKQTNAPLEETRKKVFLVDSKGLIVKSRLDSLQHFKKPWAHDHEPVNDFLDVVKSIRPTVLIGSSGAGQTFTKEIIEAMSSFNKKPIILALSNPTSQSECTAEQAYTWSEGRAIFASGSPFGPVEYNGKVYVSGQSNNAYIFPGFGLGLIISGAIRVHDDMLLAASEALAEQVTQEHFDNGLIYPPFTNIRKISAHIAARVAAKAYELGLASRLPQPEDLVAYAESCMYSPKYRSYR, encoded by the exons ATGATGTCCTTGAATGGTTCCTCTTTTCTG AAGAACTCCATTTCTGGGGTTTCGAGGACGCAATCGCAGTCCTTGATATTGCCGGCGAGGCGTCCTATGGTGGTCGCTGTGGTGAACGCTAATGGTCGACCGGAGGGAAACGTCGGCGTTTCACTGGATAACGCTGCTAAGGAGATAAATGCTCCGGTGGCAGTTGAAGTCGCCGAGTCTGACTCGAAACAACAGACTGCGATCGTCGGTGGTGGTGTTGAAGACGTGTACGGTGAAGATAGCGCCACCGAGGATCATTTCATCACTCCTTGGTCTGTTTCTGTTGCAAG tGGGTATTCATTGTTGCGAGACCCACACCATAACAAAGGTCTGGCCTTTACTGAGAAAGAGCGAGATGCCCATTACCTACGTGGTCTTCTTCCCCCGGTTGTTGTCAATCATGATCTTcag gtAAAAAAGATGATGCATAACATGCGCCAATATCAAGTCCCTCTGCAACGTTACCAGGCCATGATGGATCTTCAG GAGAGAAATGAGAGGCTGTTTTACAAGTTATTAATTGAAAATGTTGAGGAGCTTCTCCCAATTGTATACACTCCAACTGTTGGTGAAGCTTGCCAAAAATATGGGAGCATATTCAAGAACCCGCAGGGTCTTTTTATTAGTTTGAAGGACAA GGGGAAGATTCTTGAGATATTGAAGAATTGGCCTCAGAAAAAAATTCAAGTTATAGTTGTCACAGATGGTGAGAGAATCTTAGGCCTAGGAGACCTCGGTTGCCAG GGAATGGGGATACCTGTAGGAAAGCTCTCACTTTATACAGCTCTAGGAGGAATTCGTCCTTCAGCT TGTTTGCCTGTAACCATTGATGTTGGCACAAACAATGAAAAGATGTTGAATGATGAATTCTACATTGGTTTAAGGCAAAGAAGAGCAAGTGGGAAG GAGTATAGCGAACTTATGAATGAGTTCATGACAGCTGTTAAGCAAAATTATGGGGAAAAAGTTCTCATTCAGTTTGAAGATTTTGCTAACCACAACGCGTTTGATCTTCTTGCAAAGTATAGCACCACCCATCTTGTTTTTAACGACGATATACAG gGGACAGCATCAGTGGTACTTGCAGGGCTTATTTCTGCTCTAAAATTAGTTGGTGGAACATTGGCAGACCATAGATTTCTATTCCTTGGAGCTGGAGAG GCTGGCACAGGAATTGCTGAACTTATAGCTCTTGAGATATCAAAGCAG ACAAATGCTCCATTAGAAGAGACACGTAAGAAGGTTTTCCTTGTGGACTCTAAG ggtttaattgTTAAATCACGTTTGGATTCACTTCAACATTTCAAGAAACCCTGGGCCCATGATCATGAACCTGTTAATGACTTCTTGGATGTAGTCAAG TCAATTAGGCCAACGGTATTGATTGGATCATCAGGGGCAGGACAGACATTTACCAAAGAAATTATCGAAGCAATGTCCTCATTCAACAAG AAACCTATTATTCTTGCTCTTTCCAACCCAACTTCACAATCTGAATGTACTGCTGAACAAGCTTACACCTGGAGTGAG ggTCGGGCTATTTTTGCAAGTGGGAGTCCATTTGGTCCTGTTGAATATAACGGAAAGGTGTACGTATCTGGGCAG TCCAACAACGCCTACATTTTCCCTGGATTTGGTCTGGGGTTGATAATTTCCGGTGCAATCCGTGTTCACGACGACATGCTTTTAGCCGCCT CTGAGGCGCTGGCGGAACAGGTTACACAGGAGCATTTTGACAATGGACTGATATACCCTCCGTTCACCAACATCCGCAAGATTTCCGCTCATATTGCGGCCAGGGTGGCAGCCAAAGCATATGAACTTG GTCTGGCGAGTCGTCTTCCTCAACCAGAAGATCTTGTGGCATATGCAGAGAGTTGCATGTATAGCCCCAAGTATCGCAGCTATCGTTag